In candidate division TA06 bacterium, one genomic interval encodes:
- a CDS encoding nucleotidyltransferase domain-containing protein, producing the protein MSDEELKKEIESIAGQLVEKYHAQKVILFGSAARGGFGPDSDLDFLIIKQDVPANRRERMREVRRLIEKRVPADYFVYTREELENRLRLGDPFLKAVIADGRVLYG; encoded by the coding sequence ATGTCAGACGAAGAACTAAAAAAAGAAATAGAATCAATAGCCGGTCAGCTGGTTGAGAAATACCATGCGCAAAAAGTAATTTTGTTCGGCTCGGCTGCCAGAGGCGGGTTTGGCCCGGACAGCGATCTGGATTTTTTAATTATCAAACAGGATGTGCCGGCCAATAGGCGGGAGCGGATGCGGGAGGTGCGGCGATTGATCGAGAAGCGTGTCCCAGCGGATTATTTCGTCTACACACGCGAGGAACTGGAAAACCGGCTGCGGCTGGGCGACCCATTCCTGAAGGCCGTCATTGCGGATGGGCGGGTGTTGTATGGCTGA